From Marivirga harenae, one genomic window encodes:
- a CDS encoding CapA family protein, with protein sequence MNKSVFTFLILFIVLSGCKSLQKTSKQDSKKDLQENAQAQIDSTELKKDSIIIALQDTVKRQEEVVINIHPKKADTITVIGVGDIMIGTNFPNEGYLPPDSGKYMLSSVAHVLKDADLTFGNQEGVILNEGGEAKSCSDPSLCYIFRSPEHLAQHYVNAGIDMMSLANNHAGDFGDTGRKNTMRVLDSLGIHHAGQLAQPFSIFEKDRIKYGFVAFSPNNGTQSINDMDAAVGLVQHLDSLTDIIIVSFHGGAEGKKYQHVTREREYFYGENRGNVYEFSHAMIDAGADIIFGHGPHVARAIEVYKNRFIAYSLGNFATYGRFNLRGENGLAPIAKVWILEDGSFIKGKIISALQKGAGIPEIDVNHGASQKIKELTDADFPESKIFIDPEGNIRYIQEQF encoded by the coding sequence ATGAATAAATCCGTTTTTACATTTCTTATTTTGTTTATCGTCCTTTCGGGCTGTAAATCCCTGCAAAAAACATCGAAGCAGGATAGCAAAAAGGATTTACAGGAGAATGCGCAAGCACAAATTGACAGCACTGAACTGAAAAAGGATTCAATTATAATTGCTCTACAAGATACAGTAAAAAGGCAGGAAGAAGTTGTCATTAACATCCATCCAAAAAAGGCAGATACTATCACTGTAATTGGAGTTGGTGATATTATGATCGGTACTAATTTCCCAAATGAAGGTTATTTACCACCAGATTCAGGAAAATACATGCTTTCTTCCGTGGCTCACGTTTTGAAAGATGCAGATTTAACTTTTGGTAATCAGGAAGGGGTTATTCTAAACGAAGGAGGAGAAGCAAAAAGTTGCTCTGACCCATCGTTATGTTATATCTTCAGGAGTCCAGAGCATTTGGCGCAGCATTATGTAAATGCTGGGATTGACATGATGAGTTTAGCTAATAACCATGCCGGGGACTTTGGAGACACAGGTAGAAAAAATACAATGAGGGTTTTGGACAGCTTAGGAATTCACCATGCCGGCCAATTAGCTCAACCTTTTAGCATTTTTGAAAAGGATAGAATAAAATACGGATTTGTTGCTTTTTCTCCCAATAACGGGACTCAAAGCATCAATGATATGGATGCAGCCGTAGGCTTAGTTCAACATCTGGATAGTTTGACAGATATCATTATCGTTTCATTCCACGGAGGAGCCGAAGGTAAAAAGTATCAGCATGTGACCCGTGAGAGAGAATACTTTTATGGGGAGAATAGAGGAAACGTATATGAATTTTCGCATGCTATGATAGATGCAGGAGCCGATATTATTTTCGGTCATGGCCCTCATGTTGCTAGAGCAATTGAAGTGTATAAAAACAGATTTATCGCATATAGTTTAGGGAATTTTGCTACCTACGGGAGATTTAATTTAAGAGGAGAAAATGGGCTTGCTCCCATTGCAAAAGTTTGGATTCTGGAAGATGGAAGTTTTATAAAAGGAAAGATAATTTCAGCCTTGCAAAAAGGAGCAGGAATACCTGAAATAGATGTAAATCATGGAGCTTCGCAAAAAATAAAAGAATTAACAGATGCTGATTTTCCAGAATCAAAGATTTTCATTGACCCAGAAGGGAATATTCGCTATATTCAAGAACAATTTTAG
- a CDS encoding universal stress protein, with translation MKNVIVFLDMSKMDEIVLKQVKQLEGVWGFDKICLAHYIELQELTDDFSSQFPDLDKPLEEILEDEIVEKATQAGWGAEDYSVKIHNKGGKDDLTNWVNTSAYNLCVFGKKVINPGSGIFASKIARLIDKSILFTTETSRPHFDNVMLCVDFSTYSKKAVKFLNHFIPDSSSNFSLFHVYKVPAIYFPFVKQKSEELVEEERKKAVKALDHFRERYTKQPQSHAWVEYANDQPSDKVIYNYARTHHVDLIVVGIKGKSDDDDLLIGSVAEKLIQPDRSIPVLLVQ, from the coding sequence ATGAAGAATGTAATAGTATTTTTGGATATGTCCAAAATGGACGAAATAGTACTGAAACAAGTAAAACAACTGGAAGGTGTTTGGGGCTTTGATAAAATATGTCTGGCTCATTACATTGAGTTGCAAGAATTGACAGATGATTTTTCTTCCCAATTTCCTGACTTGGATAAACCATTGGAAGAAATCCTTGAAGATGAAATCGTTGAAAAAGCTACACAGGCTGGATGGGGAGCTGAAGATTATTCAGTTAAAATCCATAATAAAGGTGGAAAGGATGACTTAACCAATTGGGTGAATACTAGTGCGTATAATCTTTGTGTTTTCGGTAAAAAGGTAATAAATCCAGGGTCTGGTATTTTTGCTTCCAAAATTGCTCGTTTGATCGATAAATCTATTTTATTCACAACAGAAACATCCCGTCCTCATTTCGATAATGTTATGCTCTGTGTGGATTTCTCTACATATTCTAAGAAAGCTGTGAAGTTTCTAAATCATTTCATTCCCGATTCTAGTTCAAATTTTAGTTTATTTCATGTCTATAAAGTGCCTGCTATTTATTTCCCATTTGTGAAGCAGAAATCAGAAGAACTTGTAGAGGAAGAGAGGAAAAAAGCGGTAAAGGCATTAGATCACTTTAGGGAAAGATACACAAAACAACCTCAGTCCCATGCGTGGGTGGAATATGCTAATGATCAGCCTTCGGATAAGGTGATCTATAATTATGCCCGAACGCATCATGTAGATTTAATAGTAGTGGGGATCAAAGGAAAATCGGATGACGATGACTTATTAATTGGTTCTGTGGCAGAAAAGCTTATTCAGCCTGACAGGTCTATTCCTGTTCTTTTAGTACAGTAA
- a CDS encoding MerR family transcriptional regulator, producing MPYKEKTIEKKYYTIGEVAEQFDVATSLIRFWEGEFDIIKPKKNRKGNRQFTKEDIDNVKLIYHLVKEKGFTLQGAKDMLKNDSNEVRDKMEMLDSLRNIRNFLTEIKENI from the coding sequence GTGCCATACAAGGAAAAAACCATAGAGAAAAAATACTACACCATAGGTGAAGTAGCTGAGCAATTTGATGTTGCCACCTCATTGATTCGATTTTGGGAAGGAGAGTTTGATATTATCAAGCCAAAGAAGAACAGGAAAGGAAACAGACAATTTACCAAGGAAGATATCGATAATGTAAAATTGATTTATCACTTAGTAAAAGAAAAAGGCTTTACGCTACAGGGCGCCAAGGATATGCTTAAAAACGATTCTAATGAAGTTCGTGATAAAATGGAAATGTTGGACTCTCTTAGAAACATCAGAAACTTTTTAACCGAAATAAAAGAAAATATATAA
- the dprA gene encoding DNA-processing protein DprA, producing the protein MNAEEKALLSLHLIPKIGNLTIKNLISHCGSAQAILDLPYSKLLKIPGIGQKTIDNIKSRVITDYAEKEFALAEKKGVKIISYLDRDYPFRLKQIPDAPILIYTKGQFPIDRKQPTIAVVGTRNATNYGKKLTEEMVEKLSPLKPIILSGLAYGIDIHAHRAALKNHLSTYAVMGSGMDVIYPSAHQSTATEMQKTGGIITEQAFGTKPDAFNFPARNRIIAGMADLVIVVEAAKKGGALITAELANSYDREVGAFPGRIGDSYSEGCNKLIKQHKAHLVETADDVLYIMNWELENQAAIKQKVLDLSSLSEEEQSVMNTLLQNNKELPIDILSIKSQINLNQLASILLNLEMQGLIKSIPGKRYQVA; encoded by the coding sequence ATGAATGCAGAGGAAAAGGCACTTTTAAGCCTGCATTTGATCCCCAAAATTGGTAACCTTACCATTAAAAACCTTATAAGCCATTGCGGTTCCGCCCAGGCCATCTTAGACCTACCTTACTCCAAACTGTTGAAAATTCCTGGCATAGGACAAAAAACCATTGACAATATTAAAAGTAGAGTAATTACTGATTATGCTGAAAAGGAGTTTGCCCTTGCAGAAAAGAAGGGAGTCAAAATTATAAGTTATTTAGATAGGGACTACCCCTTTCGGTTAAAACAAATCCCTGATGCACCAATTCTAATCTACACCAAAGGCCAATTCCCCATTGACAGAAAACAACCCACTATTGCAGTGGTGGGTACAAGAAATGCTACTAATTATGGGAAGAAATTGACTGAGGAAATGGTTGAGAAGCTGAGCCCACTAAAGCCAATTATTTTGAGTGGTTTGGCTTACGGAATAGACATACATGCTCACCGTGCCGCCTTAAAGAATCATCTTTCTACATATGCAGTGATGGGCTCTGGAATGGATGTCATCTATCCATCCGCTCATCAATCTACAGCCACAGAGATGCAGAAAACAGGTGGAATAATTACGGAGCAAGCGTTTGGAACAAAACCAGATGCCTTCAACTTCCCAGCTAGAAACAGAATAATAGCGGGTATGGCAGATTTAGTGATTGTTGTGGAAGCCGCCAAAAAAGGAGGTGCATTAATTACTGCAGAATTAGCTAATTCTTATGACAGAGAGGTAGGTGCTTTTCCTGGAAGAATTGGCGACAGCTACTCTGAGGGATGCAATAAACTCATCAAACAGCATAAAGCGCATTTAGTGGAAACCGCAGATGATGTTTTGTATATCATGAACTGGGAATTGGAAAACCAAGCAGCTATAAAACAAAAAGTATTGGATCTGTCTTCCTTGAGCGAGGAGGAACAAAGCGTAATGAACACCCTGCTACAAAATAACAAAGAGCTTCCCATTGATATTCTAAGCATCAAAAGCCAAATAAATCTCAATCAGCTGGCCAGTATTTTACTGAATTTGGAAATGCAGGGCCTAATTAAATCTATTCCTGGGAAACGGTATCAAGTGGCCTGA